CAGGCTGTATTTGGTGAAACATCTCCAGTATTTTCTAAATCTACCATCACAAAACGGCAAAGTTTAAATCCTCCGTCAAATCCCCAATTCATTGGTTCAATGCCTTATCCAGGTCAGTTATCGTTATTGCTCTTACCTAATAATACGAGTTGTAATCACTATGATAATTTTTAAAGCACCTATTCTTTTTGATCCCACTTTAATGTGcaatttatattgttttattataaattaaaatcacAAGTATGTTGCTCTATTTGGTTTATGTAAGGTACCTTACCACAGCCTCCTATTCCTGTCATGCCGAACGGTCAAACATCCAATGTGTATTTAACTCAGCTTGGTACCGGATGGCAGATACCCGGTTCTGCACCCGTACTTCCCAATATACCTATGCCTCAGTTGCCCAATTTTGCTGGTCCTTTTACTCAAGCCGCAAATCCAAATATATACTCTATGCCAGGCCAAAATGTTCCAATGCCAGTATGCTCGGATGTTTCTGCTACATCCAATATGCCATATAATATCAGTAAATACAATTCatattgtttttaatattaGAT
The nucleotide sequence above comes from Schistosoma mansoni, WGS project CABG00000000 data, supercontig 0251, strain Puerto Rico, whole genome shotgun sequence. Encoded proteins:
- a CDS encoding tsg101-related, with amino-acid sequence MSADEWISAKCLAKYTYPQIVRRDVTCALKAFKELRPKFEDFIQNDGTSRKLVSLDGTIPVRYMGSTYNIPIAIFLFEAYPHKAPMVYVRPTNTMQIKPSDFVDSAGLVQLPYMTDWKHPDADLVELISVLQAVFGETSPVFSKSTITKRQSLNPPSNPQFIGSMPYPGTLPQPPIPVMPNGQTSNVYLTQLGTGWQIPGSAPVLPNIPMPQLPNFAGPFTQAANPNIYSMPGQNVPMPVCSDVSATSNMPYNISKYNSYCF